The DNA segment CCCAGATTTTCACCCTTCTGATtttgaaatgaacagaaatagagacgaagaaaaacaaacaaacaaacaattcaaAAGTCACTGATAACGGAACCGCAGCTAAATCTTTTCCTCTGTCTAGAAAAAAGGGTGGGTGAATTAAATATATTTGTCCTGTTATTATGTCCTCAAGGTCTTCAAAGAAGCAATACTGTTATTTGCGTTGTTGTGACCAAGAATACAActgaacaaacaacaacatgccACAGCGTCACATTTCCCGATTGTAGAGTCACACGTGATTTTGAACGCACCTGTGATGATTTATTAGTTTTAAATTCCTGCCTGTCAGTTAtttcatttgtcaaaacaatctcgcacgcacacacacacatacacaacacacacacacacacacatacacacccacacatacacatacacacacacacacacacacacatgcacacacacacacacaacacacacacatacacacacatacacacacccacacacacacacacacatacacacacccacacacagacacacacacacacacacagacacacacacatacacacacccacacacacacacacacacacacccacacacacacatacacacacccacacacacacacagacacacacacatccacacacccacacacacacacacacccacacacacacacacacacacactaacaaacacacacacacacacccacacccacacacacacacacacacacacacacacacactaacaaacacacccacacacacacacacacacccacacacacacacacacacacccacacacacactaacaaacacacacacacacacacacacacacacacacacactaacaaacacacacacacacacacacacacacacacccacacccacacacacacacacacacacatacacacacccaccaacacacacacacacacagacacacagacacacacacatacacacacccacccacacacacacacacacacacacacacacacacacacccacacacacacacacacccacacacacacacacacacacacacactaacaaacacacacttaatACACGTGACATTGACTCAGACCGCCGATATAAATCAATCCTCAAAGCTTTCATCTATCTTCTTGTTTACCATTCCGCTGTCGGATCATTTGTTGAGTGTCAAGAAAATGTTGTTTACTCATTTCAAATGACGCTGTTATTTGTGTCGAAAACTCATCGTCGGCAATCGGTGGCCATGGAACCTGTTTACCCAAAAGTAGGTGGCAGCGTCCTCTTTACTAACGCCCAATGCATTCTCCTGTCACTATTTCGTTCCAATCCTATGCATACGCGAGCTGCCGTTAGTTTGGTGCAAACAGGTTCCGAAATAATGCAACAGCGCTTACATTGtacgcaagagagagagagaaagtgagagagagagagagaaagagagagagagagaaagtgagagagagagagagagaaagagagagagagagaaagtgaaagagagagagaaagagagagagagagagagagagagagagaaagagagagcgagagagcgaaagagagagagagagagactagagagagagaaagagaaagtgagagagagagagaaagagagagaaagagagagagagaaagaaggcgaaggcgaaggcgaatttttattgcatcaaacacaatgtgtatgtacaagggggagaaatagttagcatgtgaacaaagtggacttgaccgtccggaagcaaggcaacttaaaatcaacacctagcacaagaagtaaaaacagagaagaaaaaaaaaaaatacagtaagatgaagacaaggattttgggttgtacgatcataccggtctatttcacaattgattttctctttgtctaaacgcgtagaacacataatttgacaatgcaatcagtcgtaatttgttgtcagtctgtaaaatacacaacgatgagttggagaactggtcaaggtcaaaacaagcaccaatgtacttttgacggattgcattgtaagctgggcatttaaacaggaagtggttttcattttcttcagttgatttacaaaatgtacaatttctggattcagcgcactcgggattatagcgcagtttatttaccttcaatggtgtaatgcccagtctgaactttgtgtacattttgcgtatgtactggttttcaatgacacccagatacttttctttttcaagttctcctttaaacatcctgtatacatcaaatctcacacttgtatcaagtttacagtgccagttttgctcaaagcagtcttgcagacgttgctgtaatgttctaataaacgcacattccctacctacagacccgttcaaccacacatctccaaatccattcatgcaaaggaggcatttaacttgtgagacccaattctgttttcccctttcaactgcgttttttaacatGATGTATGACATCTTTGCATATCTCGAATCCGGCATACAGTTAAGTCTCAACCAGTACTTTACGCTTCGGATATTTGCTAGGATTGACAAAGTGCATCTTCCAAGTTCCCCATACACCATCTGGTTTGGACTGTTTGACGAGATCCCGAGTAAtcttttacaggcatacatgtgaaccttttcaatctgtgaacagtcaaaacatccccATAGTTCTGAGCCATAGAGCAAGATGGGAGCAATTTGCGCATCAAATAATTTGAAAAATATGTCCATGTCGTGGCATCCTATAttccataagactttaaaaatctCAATGACACCTTGTTTGGCTCTGGTGATTGCGTCATTGAAAGAGAGATTCAAACGGGCTTGGGTTGTGAATGTCAGACCGAGATACTTGTAAGAGCTAGCACTTGATACTTGCGCGTTTCCGTAGAACCATTTCTCACTTTTGGCTAAATGACCACCGTTTCGAAAAACAACGACTttggttttattcatgtttagccTTAACCCAAGACGCTTTGAAACGTTATGTAAGATGTTCAGTTGGTTTTGCAAACCCACTATGGACGATGATAGCAGTGCAATGTCGTCAGCGAACATCAAAAGAAACAGTTCGATCTCGCCGGGAAGCATTTGAATTCCGTGTCTGCCCTTACATATTATTTCCGAGGCAAGTTCGTTTATAAGAAACGAAAAAAGCGTTGGGCTCGCTAGACAGCCCTGCTTCAGGCCTTGTaggcattcaaaataatcagtaTTGCCAGAGTTACATCGGACGCAAGAGAGAACAGATGAGTACATTGACCTAAGCATGTTAAACATTCTTCCTTTTACACCAATCTTTAATAAAACATTCCACAAAACATTCCTTTTAACGGTGTCAAACGCCttttgaaagtccacaaaagcaACATATAACTTCTTTTTTAGTTGAAGCTGCTTGGTAACTGCTGCATAAAGAGTGAACATGTGGTCAATTGTGGAGTAATTTTTTCTAAAACCCGCCTGTGACTCAGAGAGAATGTTGTTTTCCTCAGCCCACGCTGTCAAACGGGCATTCATAATACTGGTATACAACTTGCTCACACAACTTAACAAAGAGACGCCTCTATAATTGTCAGGGTTCTCATCATCACCTTTCTTAAATATTGGTTGAATGATAGCCTTTGCCCAATCTGAAGGGTAGTCACCAGTCCTAAAAAGGTCGTTAAACAACGTCAAAAGATAGGGGACGATTGTGTCACCTGTGGTTTTTAAGAGATCATTTAAAACGCCATCTGGTCCCGCTgctttccctttttttaagccaCTTAAAGCAGTCCTCACTTCTTCTTCGGTAATATCACTGTTGAGAATGTCGCAGTCAAgttcgttttcttcttcagtgtCAGTATGGTCATGTTCTTGAACATGCCTTCTATCATCATCCTCGTTAAGTACTTTCTTAAAATGATCATACCATGCCTGATCGTCAATAGTTCCTGCGGGTTTACGTTTCCTCCTGAATTTCTTTATCTCCTTCCAAAATGCATGAGAGTCAGAAATATTCAACAGCAGGCTATTCACTCTATTTTGTTTATGactgtcttttttctgtttgaGCACTTTGGAGTATGACTTTCTCTCCATTAGGTATAACATCTTTAACCTGTCTTTCTCTTGTCCTGTCTTTTCCTTTTTGTACATCCGAAATGCCTTGCGTgtttgtctttttaattttcggCATTCAGAATCGAACCACTTGTTGTTTTCGGAGATTAAAGGTGAGTCATTTTTAAACACCCTTTCCATTGGTTTAGCAGCGTCTTTCAAAGCACACGTAAACAACTCCAATGACCCCTCTGCGTCCTCTTTGATCAAAGCTGTAGCAGCGGCCagtttgtttacaaagctttCAGACTGGATCAAAGTTTTGACCTCttgctctttttctctgtcccaTATGAGTCTTTTTGTAGATGGCTGTGTTGCTTCACTGATGGGAGGACGGACATGGGCACAATCGACGCTAAACGTTAACCAGAGGGGCATATGCGATGACTCAACCCTCTCATCTACGACTAGACGTTTAGAACGTGACGATAATTCATCAGAGACAACAAAGTAATCAATGACGCTATTTCCATGTACAGCAACATATGTAAAGTGTTCTGATGAATCAGGAGTGCAGTTGCCGTTTAAAATATGCATACCAAAAGATGTACAAAGGGAAAGTAGCTCCCAACCAAATTGGTTAGCCACCTTGTCCTCTGATGACCTAGTGCAAACGTAGGGATCACATCGCTTATCGGCGCTATCCATTTCATCAACAGGGCACACGTTAGATTGGTACTGGCCTGTTCTTGCGTTTAAGTCTCCACAAAGAATGACCTGCAAATCTCCATGTTTTTCAAACATGTCAAGGAGACAACACTCTAGCTCATCGATATGGCATTTAGTTTGTTTCGTGTTATAATATGGCGACGTGGTTGGAGGGACATAGGCTGCCATGAAAATAATGTCTCCCTCTGTAGTAAGCAATGTTTTGGAAAGTTTTAAACATAATATAGTATCAACATGATAGACTAATTTACTTATATCTTTCTTTACGAGAACAACGACGCCCCCTGACCTCCGACCATGACTCGTTAGCTTCCTAGCCGATTTTTGGAAGATTTGAAAATCACTAAAGTGCCGTGATAGGTCGAATGCTTTATCCAAAAATGTCTCTACAAGACAGACAATATCGAACTTCAGGATATAGCCCAGAAAATCAGGGTCAGGTAGCTTAGAAGCCAAGCCATCGACGTTCCAAGTGAGAAATTCTAACGTGCCCTTGCCACCTTCTACTGCCGATGTGACGTGCCCGTGCCGTCAGTCACTGATTTTACTACCACCAAGCATCGTGTCGATACGTCCTGGGCGTTGACCTGTGGCGCCATGGCCTACCCCACGGGCAGTGCCAGCGGTGGAACCCGTCTGGAGCCTGCTGCGTGTCTTCACGCCCGAGTGATCGGCTGTGGCCGTGTACCCAGCACCGCCGGGTTGACTGCTTGCTCCGCCGTCCAGCTGAGCcctccgagagagagagagagagctagagagagagcgagagagctagagaaagagaaagagagaaagagaaagagaaagagagagagagagaaagagagagagagagaaagtgaaagagagagagaaagagagagagaaagagagagagagggagagacacggaaagacaagacaagacaaattaTGTAGGCTATTAAAGAGCGTAATTACATAAGCAAACGATGATCACACGTTATATTAACAGctcggagtgtgtgtgtgtgtgtgtgtgtgtgtgtgtgtgtgtgtgtgtgtgtgtgtgtgtgtgtgtgagtgtgtgtgtgtgtgtgtgtgaccacaTCATTCTTAAACAAcacggtttttgtttttttattcatggTTATGAGCCATAAAACATATTTCATATACCGACCGACAAAAGCATCTGTAACACCTGCATCCTGAAACCACGCTTTTCTTATCGAAGAATACTTCATTCACCAAACGTCGAAGGCACCTGTCGCcaatttagtgtgtgtgtgtgtgtgtatgtgtgtgtgtgtgtgtgtgtgtgtgtgtgtgtgtgtgtgtgtgtgtgtgtgtgtgtgtgtgtgtgtgtgtgtgtgtgtgcgcgcgtacgtgcttgcttacgtgcgtgtgtgtgtgtgcgtgttcgcgcgtgcgtgcgtgcgtgcgtgcgtgcatttttgtttcatttttaattcattttatGAAAATGGCTTGAACAGCTTCATTAACTTGCAATACCTAATTAACCTCTTTTTGTCAATCAAACGTGATTTAAACCGAACAGAGATGTGCTATATGTGTACAGAGACAATCTAGCAAAGCCGAGACAAAAAGGAATCTGCTAAAGAAcaccaagaaaaacaagtcgcgtaaggcgaaataacaacatttagtcaagatgtcgaactcacagaataaaactgaacgcactgtttttttcaccaagaccacatactcgtagtttcgtcagtccaccgctcgtggcaaagggagtgaaatcgacaagccatgcaggccagtggtcgcgctgagcaggataacacgcttttctttttagcttactgagtttgtttttaatccaaacatatcatatctatatgtttttggaatcagagaccaacaaggaataagatgaaattgtttttaaatcgatttcggaaaattaattttaatcataattttcatatttttaattttcagagcttgtttgtaatccaaatataacatatgtatatgtttttggaatcagacaatgacgaagaataagatgaaattatttttggatcgtttaataaaaaaataattttaattacaagtttccgatttgtaatgaccaaactcattcattagtttttaagcaaccaagctggaatgcaataccaaagtccggcctttgtcgaagattgctttgccaaaatgtcaatcaatttgattgaaaaatgagggtgtgacagtgccgcctcaacttttagaaaaagccggatatgacgtcatcaaaggtatttatcgaaaaaaatgtaaaaaaagtccggggatgtcattcccaggaactctcatgtcaaatttcataaagatcggtccagtagtttagtctgaatcgctctacacacacacacgcacagacagacagacagacacacacacacagacacacacacacacacacacacacacacacacacacacacacacacacacacacacacacacacacacacacacacacatacacctcgaccctcgtctcgattccccctctatgttaaaactgtagtcaagtggcgtatccagtctttttgtgtaattatctcctgcccgacccagttgcctcccctgtctattatcttcccctgacccaagttgtgtctcccgctaggattgttgtgtgtttactatcgtagggtagactcttgaccggattcctttctaacctcttatcccagatttaggtggtcgttatgtaatgtgccgccagactgtctgggtatcgttggacggcgttttgtcaagtgggtgtcacttcttttgacagggtggcttggaggttttagtctcttacccctctcccccttctttgtaactggttgtaatataatgagccttatccggtgtgcgtaatatttccggtgcgtgacacctctgtaacgatttctgcctctttaacgatccctttcatttggcaggcaatcttaagacgacgccccccgttgtctgacacctaGGTAGCGTTCCTattggcttatcgccacaggGGATCGGAAGTGATCAGCCTTTTAAAGACTGAGCATTTAGgctagaggagagaacgcgatttgtaatactgagctgtgtgctgctcatatGTGTCGGTCGACGTGTGGTTGTAACTGAATTCCGaaacctgtgctcttgtgtttactgttccttttacgtgtgctcactgaggagaatctgtaagtaactaaatgctttattcattccttatgctttattcttatgtttcatttgatgctatgatgtttgcatatatgtacattttgacgctgatttggtcccgggcgatgtccgaccggtctcgcgtcagagttgatgacgccattttgatctatcagagagatgtgttttctagatcagtttctaattacttttatgatttggcgctgaaattgagcgttgataacttctaatatttgatgtcgagaagacccatgtgtatcgttgccattttccccattttatcacatattatttctggagatcagtaaagtctgagtagtagtcggttaaaagcccaaagttaagccctcagtgccattggcccgtaaagctacctatttacgatttaggcgcagaaacccctacaattgatgaacgggaattatggttgacacatatattttgggtaatgaactcgtatcatgagttatctttcttattcttgtcgttattattcaactcgatgaagatgtgtcttcatggcgatgtacataacaattattttgcagttgcggttcatgcagttgattaatttatgtagagcattttccaatgcaaggcttaggcctaagggaagatgttggttacttcccttgacattagctgttgtggagttgtttaactcactgtggattctctttcagagaatgctgtgtctgcaggattttggctgtattgtttaggtttattgtggaatgtatgtatggttaggatgcattggtatgaatggtgcgttttacttgttatgccatgtacttatattatgttttcttttcttttcatgtgtcatcagacactgctttctggtgtctactttctggtgttaactttctggtgttaactttctggtgttaactttctggtgttaactttctggtgtttgctttctggtgtttactttctggtgtttactttctggtgtttgctttctggtgatacgttaagtaaaagtcacgttatcgcaacctctgtcttggcgtctcatttatgcttcctggcctatcccccccttccactccaccctatcacatctggcgcttgcggagcaggattcaggaagtagagacgccgtagttaacaccagaaagcaggggTAGCAGTGTAGGAGGTACTCGGCGTAGCCAAGATGGCGGTCGACGTGGCTCCACGACCCCATTGGCAGGTGTTTCCCCCTCCCAGGCTTCCTGTCTTCACAAGCGGTGATGATGGCTGTCACCTGGACCATTTCACCACCGAGGCACGTCGCGTCATTTCCCACTTCAACATGGCGGCACTTGGAGGGGAGGGAGCAGAGTGGTTGATCCAGTCCCTCGCTGGGGCTGCCAGGAAGGAGGTTAacctgcacccccctcaggcgaCCGCTACGGCTGACCTAGTCCTGACCATTCTGCAGGACACGTTTGGTGACCACGCCAGCAGTTCTTCACTGCTTTCGTCATTCTTCACGCGCTACCAGGGACAAGAGGAGGGCCTTCTTTCATACGCCCACAGTTTGCAGTCTCTGCATGTCAAGATTAATTCTGTTGTTCCTGATACATTAACAGATGATGCTCTCCGGGATCATTTCATCGATGGACTGTTTTTGCATCCTCTACGACGAGATCTGCTGCGCTTTGTGAGAGGGCGTGAGGCTGTCACTTTTGCGGCAGTCCGTGCCGAAGCTCTCAGGTGGATGAGGGAAGATGTCGATGTAGTGGCTGACCAAGCAACTCCTGTTTCCAAAGAGAGGAGTGCCGGGTTAAGCAGGCTGCAGGTCCCAGTCAACGAACTCGCCGTCAGCTCAGCAGAGCTTCGAGCTGCCCTGGACCAACACCCTCGAGCTGCCCCTCGTCAACAGCAACCGTCCGCGAAGccacgttgttggctttgcaaccGCCACGGGCATCTACAGAGCAGGTGCCCTACCAAGCGTCATGGGAGTCAACAACCGTTGTCATGGAGACAGCCCAGTGAGCTACGTGTGGACCAGCAGTCAACATCCATCAAGCAACCGCCCCGCGAGCAGAGCAGTCAGACAGAGGAGGTTGTGACTGCTCAGGAACAGCTGACGTCGAAGCACGAGGCCTCCATTGACAGATTAGAGACCCGACTGAAGAAGGAACTGGAGGCCAAACAACAGTTACAGGATGAACGCTTCCAGAAGGACTTAGAAATACGCCAACTTAGAGAGCGGTTAGTCTTCAAGTGTGAAGAGGTGTCAATTGAGCGGAAAGCAGCAGGACACATTCGCAAAGACCTAGAAGCGTTGTTGCAACAGCAgctcacagagaaagagcatcggCTTGCGACAGCCCCAGCCCCCGTAGAGCCTCACGACGCTGACCCGATAACATTGTGGGATTCTGTGCTCAATTTGTCCTGCCCCTTTACTCTAAGTCCCAGCTAAACCACCCCCTCGTAAAATCATGAAAACTCTTCAGTCACACATGTGGCGTAACCAGGCCTTGCTTGCTTGTTAGCTATTGTGATCAGCTAAGAGACTGTGTAAAGTATCATTATTGattgcctgttgtattgtgtcttgTATGAATGGGTTGGGTGACTGTGAGTGTCATCCGTTACcgtttctgattttatttgttgtttcacttgggtgaacttgtgtttgatttatagatgtcattttcagctattcccgaggcgctgtacctgcgaggacgcagttggtatagagctgggggggatgtagtcaagtggcgtatccagtctttttgtgtaattatctcctgcccgacccagttgcctcccctgtctattatcttcccctgacccaagttgtgtctcccgctaggattgttgtgtgtttactatcgtagggtagactcttgaccggattcctttctaacctcttatcccagatttaggtggtcgttatgtaatgtgccgccagactgtctgggtatcgttggacggcgttttgtcaagtgggtgtcacttcttttgacagggtggcttggaggttttagtctcttacccctctcccccttctttgtaactggttgtaatataatgagccttatccggtgtgcgtaatatttccggtgcgtgacacctctgtaacgatttctgcctctttaacgatccctttcatttggcaggcaatcttaagacgacgccccccgttgtctgacacctaGGTAGCGTTCCTattggcttatcgccacaggGGATCGGAAGTGATCAGCCTTTTAAAGACTGAGCATTTAGgctagaggagagaacgcgatttgtaatactgagctgtgtgctgctcatatGTGTCGGTCGACGTGTGGTTGTAACTGAATTCCGaaacctgtgctcttgtgtttactgttccttttacgtgtgctcactgaggagaatctgtaagtaactaaatgctttattcattccttatgctttattcttatgtttcattagatgctatgatgtttgcatatatatgtacattttgcctctgatttggtcccgggcgatgtccgaccggtctcgcgtcagagttgatgacgccattttatctatcagagagatgtgtttctagatcagtttctaatcactttcatgatttggcgctgaaattgagcgttaataacttctaatatttgatgtcgagaagacccatgtgtatcgttgccatTTTTCCCCAGtttatcacatattatttctggagatcagtaaagtctgagtagtagtcggttaaaagcccaaagttaagccctcagtgccattggcccgtaaagctacctatttacgatttaggcgcagaaacccctacaattgatgaacgggaattatggttgacatatattttgggtaatgaactcgtatcatgagttatctttcttattcttgtcgttattattcaactcgatgaagatgtgtcttcatggcgatgtacataacaattattttgcagttgcggttcatgcagttgattaatttatgtagagcattttccaatgcaaggcttaggcctaagggaagatgttggttacttcccttgacattagctgttgtggagttgtttaactcactgtggattctctttcagagaatgctgtgtctgcaggattttggctgtattgtttaggtttattgtggaatgtatgtatggttaggatgcattggtatgaatggtgcgttttacttgttatgccatgtacttatattatgttttcttttcttttcatgtgtcatcagacactgctttctggtgtctactttctggtgttaactttctggtgttaactttctggtgttaactttctggtgttaactttctggtgttaactttctggtgttaactttctggtgttaactttctggtgtatACTTTCTGGTGATACGTtaagtaaaagtcacgttatcgcaacctctgtcttggcgtctcatttatgcttcctggcctatctatttccccccttccactccaccctatcacatctggcgcttgcggagcaggattcaggaagtagagacgccgtagttaacaccagaaagcaggggTAGCAGTGTAGGAGGTACTCGGCGTAGCCAAGATGGCGGTCGACGTGGCTCCACGACCCCATTGGCAGGTGTTTCCCCCTCCCAGGCTTCCTGTCTTCACAAGCGGTGATGATGGCTGTCACCTGGACCATTTCACCACCGAGGCACGTCGCGTCATTTCCCACTTCAACATGGCGGCACTTGGAGGGGAGGGAGCAGAGTGGTTGATCCAGTCCCTCGCTGGGGCTGCCAGGAAGGAGGTTAacctgcacccccctcaggcgaCCGCTACGGCTGACCTAGTCCTGACCATTCTGCAGGACACGTTTGGTGACCACGCCAGCAGTTCTTCACTGCTTTCGTCATTCTTCACGCGCTACCAGGGACAAGAGGAGGGCCTTCTTTCATACGCCCACAGTTTGCAGTCTCTGCATGTCAAGATTAATTCTGTTGTTCCTGATACATTAACAGATGATGCTCTCCGGGATCATTTCATCGATGGACTGTTTTTGCATCCTCTACGACGAGATCTGCTGCGCTTTGTGAGAGGGCGTGAGGCTGTCACTTTTGCGGCAGTCCGTGCCGAAGCTCTCAGGTGGATGAGGGAAGATGTCGATGTAGTGGCTGACCAAGCAACTCCTGTTTCCAAAGAGAGGAGTGCCGGGTTAAGCAGGCTGCAGGTCCCAGTCAACGAACTCGCCGTCAGCTCAGCAGAGCTTCGAGCTGCCCTGGACCAACACCCTCGAGCTGCCCCTCGTCAACAGCAACCGTCCGCGAAGccacgttgttggctttgcaaccGCCACGGGCATC comes from the Littorina saxatilis isolate snail1 unplaced genomic scaffold, US_GU_Lsax_2.0 scaffold_631, whole genome shotgun sequence genome and includes:
- the LOC138956688 gene encoding uncharacterized protein, with product MAVDVAPRPHWQVFPPPRLPVFTSGDDGCHLDHFTTEARRVISHFNMAALGGEGAEWLIQSLAGAARKEVNLHPPQATATADLVLTILQDTFGDHASSSSLLSSFFTRYQGQEEGLLSYAHSLQSLHVKINSVVPDTLTDDALRDHFIDGLFLHPLRRDLLRFVRGREAVTFAAVRAEALRWMREDVDVVADQATPVSKERSAGLSRLQVPVNELAVSSAELRAALDQHPRAAPRQQQPSAKPRCWLCNRHGHLQSRCPTKRHGSQQPLSWRQPSELRVDQQSTSIKQPPREQSSQTEEVVTAQEQLTSKHEASIDRLETRLKKELEAKQQLQDERFQKDLEIRQLRERLVFKCEEVSIERKAAGHIRKDLEALLQQQLTEKEHRLATAPAPVEPHDADPITLWDSVLNLSCPFTLSPS
- the LOC138956689 gene encoding uncharacterized protein, giving the protein MAVDVAPRPHWQVFPPPRLPVFTSGDDGCHLDHFTTEARRVISHFNMAALGGEGAEWLIQSLAGAARKEVNLHPPQATATADLVLTILQDTFGDHASSSSLLSSFFTRYQGQEEGLLSYAHSLQSLHVKINSVVPDTLTDDALRDHFIDGLFLHPLRRDLLRFVRGREAVTFAAVRAEALRWMREDVDVVADQATPVSKERSAGLSRLQVPVNELAVSSAELRAALDQHPRAAPRQQQPSAKPRCWLCNRHGHLQSRCPTKRHGSQQPLSWRQPSELRVDQQSTSIKQPPREQSSQTEEVVTAQEQLTSKHEASIDRLETRLKKELEAKQQLQDERFQKDLEIRQLRERLVFKCEEVSIERKAAGHIRKDLEALLQQQLTEKEHRLATAPAPVEPHDADPITLWDSVLNLSCPFTLSPS